The sequence AATAAATTCCACAGGCTCTGTAACAACAGATTGTGCCTTAACTACTGGTTTAGCTCCATCTGCCAGCACATCATCCAGCACGGGTAAATCCAGCATACGCTTCAGTTCTGCGCTTACTCTGCGTCCAGTTAGGCTGTATGTGTAATTCATCTCTCCCAGCATATTATCCGGAACCATACTTGAGGCATGCTCAAGCTTAAGCAAAGGCAACACGCTTGTTCCGTGAGTCTCTGCAGGAAGTTCGAGCTTTTGTCCGCCACTTGCTGCTGTACCGCCAAATAATGAAGAGAGCAGTCCATCCTCCCCTATTCGCCAATACAACGAATCATATTCACCCGCAGCAAAGGAGCCTCCCACTTCTTTATGGCTATTGTCCCAATCATACGCTGCACGTTCAGTAGCAGCCGAGGCTACCTGCAGCAGCATCGATTGCTGGTAACTATACAAGCAGAAGAACAGGAGCAGCATCGTAATAAACATGATAATGGGCAGTAAAAGAGAGGCTTCGATCGTGAAGCTGCCACGGTCATCCTTAAGCGTACTCATTCAAAAACTTTTTGGCTCTTTTCACCAGCTGTATCGATTAGAGCTTCCACTACCTCTTGAATTTTTTCTTTAAAAAGAAGTACCACCGCAATCAGCACAGCTATGATCAGAATCATCTCCAACGTGCCCAACCCTTCTTCATCCTTCCAAAAACCTTTCATACTTCCTACAATACTCATCATCATTAGCTCATCCTCCTACATATTTAACATCATGATTGCAGGTGTTCCCACCAGCACAATAACAATTAAAAAAATAACAACCATCGGAAAGACCAGCTTTGAAGACGCCTGCTCCCCGCGTGTCCGGCTAAGTGCTTTCCGCTTCTCCCAGAGCATCCGCGACAGATCACGCAGCGACAATACGAAATCCCCACCGCCCCGGCGATAATTAAGCAAGACTGTCGTCGTAAACAGTGAAACCTCCTGTACAGCACAGCGCTTGCTGAAGTTCTCAAAAGCCTGCTGAAACGAATAGCCACTCTCCCATTCACCCGTCATCATCATAAGTTCCTTATACAGCGGATGACTGGTGTCTCCCTTGCGGCTTTCAACACAGCGGAGAATAGCCCGCTGCACCGTCTCCCCAGCACCAACCAATAATACGATGCTGTTGAGGAGCTCAGGCAGCTCCATCATAATCTGCTGTTCTCTCAGCCTGACCTTTTTATGCAGATCACTGGCCAGGGCAAATGGTAGAGCTACCGCTAGTATTGAACCCAGTAGTATTCCTGTGCGTTCCCCATTAAATAAGGTGAGCAGGCTACCACCCAGCAGCAACAGCCAGCTATAGCTAAGCATCTCACCCATAAACAGTAAGGTTCGCTCAGCGCTATAACGCATGCCGTAATTCCGCTGTAAGGACCGTTGAATTTTGAAAAATAACGACGGGAATCTGCTTCCCAGCCCTATTCTTTCACCGAGCAATAGTATCGGTTCCCCCAGCCTGCGCAGGCGTAGTCCATCCATTGGAATTCTTCGCAGCCCGGCATACCGGCTTCCACATTTCAAGCGCAAGATAATCCAACCTGCTGATAACCCTACAATAATTGCCCCGCATATCCATCGCATGACCTCTCCATCCTTCACAGCGGAATGTCCATAATCTTGGAGGTCCAGAGGTAACAAAGAAACAACGCCGCCAGGGCCAGCGTAGATATGGCGATACCCGCGCCAGTGTACATAGGTTCCATATAGTCACCTGCCGTCAAGCTCATGAACATTACCATGACAAGCGGCGAGATTAGCAGCGCTTTAGCCTCAAACTTCTTCTGGGCAATACTCACCGCGATATCCTGCTCTATATCCAGCTTCTCACCAATGATCGTTGATGTCCGACGCACAACTTCGACGAGATCACCGCCCGTACGTTTACATACCGAGAACACGTCTGCGAAACGTTCAATGTCTTCCATTCCTGCGCGTTCACTGAAATTATGCAGTGCTTCTTCTACCGGCTGACCATATTCCATCCTTGCACAAATAATGTTCAATTCGGAGATCATATCGCCCCCGCCCTCCTGATCCAGCATACGCAGATCCAACACAGCTTCCCGAAAGGCATTCTCAACCGAACGTCCTGCCGATAAAGACGATGAAAGGGAAAATAACGTTTGCTTAAACTGCAGATTGAGCACTGAACGACGCCGTCTCAGAAGGTAATCACGCAATAGCCGTGGTGCATAGGCACCGCCTGGGGCAAGCAATAAGGACAGCAGCCATTGATGATAAAATAGATATCCGATGCCAAACAGCAGCAGACTGCCTCCACTAATCGCCAAGATTTTTTGTACCAAGGTTAGCACATACACTTTGTAATCAGGTAATTGCGCTGCCCCACTGACAGACTGAACTGCAGCAAGCTTCATTGCAGAAGATCCAGCCTTGAACATTACAAACTTTTTCCCAAAAATAATCAGATCACCACCTCCCCCTTCTTGAATTCAGCTTCGCTAGTAACAGCAGACAGAAGAGTAATACCAGCCATCTTCAGCTTGTCCGTATGGCACAATAGATTTCCACTTGCGTTCAGACTGCCTTGTACCCGTCCCGCCTGTTCTCCCAATTCCTGAAATTCATATAAAGAATTCAGCACCACCTCTCCATCCTTCAGACCAATAACCTCACTAATGCCCATCACCCGGCGGGAGCGGTCCCGCAGCCTGGACAAATGCACGAAAATATCAATTGCCGAGGCAATTTGCTGGCGGACAACTACTACCGGCAAATCCGCAGCACTTAGCACCATCGTCTCCAGACGACTGACCATATCGCGGGCACTATTACTATGGCCAGTAGATAAACTTCCATCGTGTCCAGTATTCATTGCCTGTAGCATATCCAAGCACTCGGCCCCACGCACCTCGCCAACCACAATCCGATTGGGCCGCATCCGCAGCGAAGAACGAATCAGGTCACGGATCGTAATCTCCCCTTTACCTTCTGTATTAGCGTTTCTCGTCTCCAAGGAGACGAGGTTCGGCACAGTCACAATTTGCAATTCGGCGGAGTCCTCCACCGTGATGACTCGCTCGTGGGCTGGAATGAACTGGGACAATGCGTTCAGGAACGTTGTTTTGCCAGAGCCGGTACCTCCGCTTATAAAAATATTATATTTGGCCGTAACCAGCGTCTGCAGCAGCTCTGCAGCTTCCGGGCTTATGGCTTCCCGCTTCACCAGCTCACTCATTGTCATCGGCGTCTCTGGGAATTTGCGGATGGTCATCGCCGGACCCTTTAACGCCACTGGTGGCAGCACGATATTGACCCGGGAGCCATCCTTCAGCCGTGCATCCACAATGGGTGAGGAATCATTTACTACCCTGTTCACCTCAGATACCACCGTCTGGATAATATCTTCCAGCCTGCTGCTGGATTCGAACGCCAGTGACAGGCGGCGGATCTGGCCGTCCTCTTCAATGAAGATTTCTTTATAGCTGTTGATCATAATCTCTGTAATCGCCGGGTTATCCACCAGCGGT comes from Paenibacillus sp. 19GGS1-52 and encodes:
- a CDS encoding CpaF family protein, with the translated sequence MNDEMFRILRSDIRAGLDVTSAVGNKELTAYIERTILERESLSYLTAQEKHELVKRLFDSFRGLDVLQPLVDNPAITEIMINSYKEIFIEEDGQIRRLSLAFESSSRLEDIIQTVVSEVNRVVNDSSPIVDARLKDGSRVNIVLPPVALKGPAMTIRKFPETPMTMSELVKREAISPEAAELLQTLVTAKYNIFISGGTGSGKTTFLNALSQFIPAHERVITVEDSAELQIVTVPNLVSLETRNANTEGKGEITIRDLIRSSLRMRPNRIVVGEVRGAECLDMLQAMNTGHDGSLSTGHSNSARDMVSRLETMVLSAADLPVVVVRQQIASAIDIFVHLSRLRDRSRRVMGISEVIGLKDGEVVLNSLYEFQELGEQAGRVQGSLNASGNLLCHTDKLKMAGITLLSAVTSEAEFKKGEVVI
- a CDS encoding Flp1 family type IVb pilin → MMMSIVGSMKGFWKDEEGLGTLEMILIIAVLIAVVLLFKEKIQEVVEALIDTAGEKSQKVFE
- a CDS encoding TadE family protein, producing MSTLKDDRGSFTIEASLLLPIIMFITMLLLFFCLYSYQQSMLLQVASAATERAAYDWDNSHKEVGGSFAAGEYDSLYWRIGEDGLLSSLFGGTAASGGQKLELPAETHGTSVLPLLKLEHASSMVPDNMLGEMNYTYSLTGRRVSAELKRMLDLPVLDDVLADGAKPVVKAQSVVTEPVEFIRTVDLMRYYGAKFKAGSGSQSGGAAVAMEKKDASAMMTKLQGK
- a CDS encoding type II secretion system F family protein is translated as MRWICGAIIVGLSAGWIILRLKCGSRYAGLRRIPMDGLRLRRLGEPILLLGERIGLGSRFPSLFFKIQRSLQRNYGMRYSAERTLLFMGEMLSYSWLLLLGGSLLTLFNGERTGILLGSILAVALPFALASDLHKKVRLREQQIMMELPELLNSIVLLVGAGETVQRAILRCVESRKGDTSHPLYKELMMMTGEWESGYSFQQAFENFSKRCAVQEVSLFTTTVLLNYRRGGGDFVLSLRDLSRMLWEKRKALSRTRGEQASSKLVFPMVVIFLIVIVLVGTPAIMMLNM
- a CDS encoding type II secretion system F family protein yields the protein MKLAAVQSVSGAAQLPDYKVYVLTLVQKILAISGGSLLLFGIGYLFYHQWLLSLLLAPGGAYAPRLLRDYLLRRRRSVLNLQFKQTLFSLSSSLSAGRSVENAFREAVLDLRMLDQEGGGDMISELNIICARMEYGQPVEEALHNFSERAGMEDIERFADVFSVCKRTGGDLVEVVRRTSTIIGEKLDIEQDIAVSIAQKKFEAKALLISPLVMVMFMSLTAGDYMEPMYTGAGIAISTLALAALFLCYLWTSKIMDIPL